In the genome of Bryobacteraceae bacterium, one region contains:
- a CDS encoding pilus assembly protein TadG-related protein, with the protein MRRNRPARRGALLIAVCVAMFLFAAAAGLMLDVSRMMLIQKELKVRTDAAALAGAVELDGTAAGLERARMAASSEAGSATIEFAGGDQWTADPADPAAITQIRVAGSVPVPLTLVRIVVRQDTAHVSTRSTARMGEGATLAELVR; encoded by the coding sequence ATGAGACGGAATCGCCCTGCCCGCCGGGGAGCCCTGCTGATCGCCGTCTGCGTGGCCATGTTTCTGTTCGCGGCCGCCGCCGGGCTGATGCTCGATGTGAGCCGTATGATGTTGATCCAGAAAGAGCTCAAGGTTCGTACCGACGCCGCGGCGTTGGCCGGCGCCGTCGAACTCGACGGAACAGCCGCCGGACTCGAACGCGCCCGAATGGCAGCCAGTTCTGAGGCCGGTTCCGCAACCATCGAGTTCGCCGGCGGTGATCAGTGGACCGCGGACCCCGCCGATCCGGCCGCCATCACCCAGATCCGCGTCGCCGGATCAGTGCCGGTTCCCCTGACGCTCGTCCGCATCGTGGTTCGCCAGGATACGGCCCACGTCTCCACGCGCTCTACGGCCCGCATGGGCGAAGGCGCAACCCTCGCGGAATTGGTCCGATGA
- a CDS encoding DUF1015 domain-containing protein: MATISPFRPYRYTAKAGAPLASLVTQPYDKISPTMQERYLAASPYNLVRVILGKPAPDDHPLDNVYTRAACNLNDWTCAGVLEQEQEPSLYAYLQEFTDPDSRERLVRKGFIGLGKVEDYSAGVVHRHEQTLSGPKKDRLELVRHTLAHFGQLFMLYPDPAREIDAILDEAASGAPIGEVNDEYGAAHRLWKISDPATVANIQALMRDKKLVIADGHHRYETALAFSKECPLGGAEHVMMTFVNMHSDGLRILATHRIVRNLEGFNPAALLAKLAGCGTVSLMTVGEFKKLSAAYDPAKLVLGVALAGQEKIHVLEAPRKGLDVIFLHKDVLEGALGIGEEAVREQKYLTYVRGIDAAVEEVTRKGAQAAFLLQPTRVQEVADTSFGGGVMPQKSTDFYPKLLSGLTVYKIEP; encoded by the coding sequence ATGGCCACGATTTCTCCTTTTCGACCCTACCGATACACGGCGAAAGCCGGGGCGCCGCTGGCGAGCCTCGTCACCCAGCCCTACGACAAGATCTCCCCCACGATGCAGGAGCGGTATCTGGCGGCGAGCCCGTACAACCTCGTTCGCGTGATTCTCGGGAAACCGGCCCCGGACGACCACCCGCTCGACAACGTCTACACGCGCGCGGCGTGCAACCTGAATGACTGGACTTGCGCTGGCGTTCTGGAGCAGGAACAGGAACCGAGCCTCTACGCCTACCTCCAGGAGTTTACCGACCCGGATTCCAGAGAGCGGCTCGTGCGTAAGGGCTTCATCGGGTTGGGCAAGGTGGAAGACTACTCCGCTGGGGTGGTGCACCGGCACGAGCAGACGCTTTCCGGACCGAAGAAGGACCGGCTGGAGCTGGTGCGCCACACGCTTGCCCACTTCGGGCAGCTCTTCATGCTCTATCCGGATCCGGCGCGCGAGATCGACGCCATTCTCGACGAAGCGGCTTCGGGCGCGCCAATCGGCGAGGTGAACGACGAGTATGGCGCCGCGCATCGGCTGTGGAAGATCTCCGACCCGGCCACTGTGGCAAACATCCAGGCGCTGATGCGGGACAAGAAGCTCGTGATCGCGGACGGACATCACCGCTACGAGACCGCGCTCGCGTTCAGCAAGGAGTGCCCGCTCGGCGGCGCCGAACACGTCATGATGACCTTCGTCAACATGCATTCCGACGGACTGCGCATCCTGGCGACGCACCGCATCGTGCGGAACCTTGAAGGATTCAATCCCGCGGCGCTATTGGCGAAGCTGGCGGGTTGCGGAACCGTGTCGCTCATGACGGTGGGCGAGTTCAAGAAGCTCTCGGCGGCGTACGATCCGGCGAAGCTGGTGCTGGGCGTGGCGCTGGCGGGGCAGGAGAAGATCCACGTGCTCGAAGCGCCGCGGAAGGGATTGGACGTCATCTTCCTGCACAAGGATGTGCTCGAGGGAGCGCTCGGAATCGGCGAGGAGGCGGTGCGCGAGCAAAAGTACCTCACCTACGTCCGCGGAATCGACGCGGCGGTGGAGGAAGTGACGCGCAAGGGCGCCCAGGCGGCGTTCCTGCTCCAGCCGACGCGGGTGCAGGAAGTGGCGGACACTTCGTTCGGAGGCGGGGTGATGCCGCAGAAATCCACCGACTTTTATCCGAAGCTGCTGAGCGGGCTGACGGTCTACAAGATCGAGCCGTAG
- a CDS encoding DUF1501 domain-containing protein, with the protein MTRRELLALAAAAPVLEARPAADRFLLITLSGAPAQTDTFDPKHYTPFEPGMLARNLFGACRSIPTAISGVRIAEGLENIAAVLDRGAIIRTVAARAGEPHVPAQRRLAGRLRLERLAAPTFAAQLEAAARRVIARPAMLHAALPFVPFAGFDTHDRGADRTAQMKRAIDAPVARLIRDLESSGALASTLVVVAPEFGRTVRPAAVIRTRDDYGYHEHFHAAFSVLLFGAGVQRGRVHGRTADEHPMVPVEKPVPVDAVAAMIGAAVSGGARYGSIL; encoded by the coding sequence ATGACCCGCCGCGAACTGCTCGCACTCGCCGCCGCCGCGCCGGTCCTCGAAGCCCGGCCGGCGGCGGACCGTTTTCTGCTCATCACCCTCAGCGGCGCGCCCGCCCAGACCGATACCTTCGATCCGAAGCACTACACGCCGTTTGAACCGGGGATGCTCGCGCGGAACCTCTTCGGCGCCTGCCGGTCGATTCCGACAGCCATTTCCGGCGTCCGTATCGCCGAGGGGCTCGAGAACATCGCCGCCGTGCTCGACCGCGGCGCGATCATTCGGACCGTCGCCGCGCGCGCCGGCGAGCCGCACGTCCCCGCCCAGCGGCGCCTGGCCGGCCGCCTTCGTCTCGAACGTCTCGCCGCCCCGACGTTCGCCGCGCAACTCGAGGCCGCCGCCCGCCGCGTCATCGCTCGTCCGGCGATGCTCCACGCCGCGCTCCCGTTCGTTCCATTCGCCGGCTTCGACACCCATGACCGCGGCGCGGACCGCACGGCGCAAATGAAGCGGGCGATCGACGCGCCCGTCGCCCGCTTGATCCGCGATCTCGAGTCATCCGGCGCGCTCGCGAGCACGCTCGTCGTAGTGGCGCCCGAGTTCGGCCGCACGGTCCGGCCCGCCGCGGTGATCCGCACTCGCGACGACTACGGCTACCACGAACACTTCCACGCCGCGTTCTCGGTCCTGCTTTTCGGCGCCGGTGTGCAGCGGGGACGCGTGCACGGTCGCACTGCGGACGAACATCCGATGGTTCCGGTGGAGAAACCGGTCCCGGTGGACGCCGTTGCCGCAATGATCGGCGCGGCGGTCTCCGGCGGCGCCCGCTACGGCTCGATCTTGTAG